Proteins co-encoded in one Puntigrus tetrazona isolate hp1 chromosome 20, ASM1883169v1, whole genome shotgun sequence genomic window:
- the LOC122325143 gene encoding NF-kappa-B inhibitor alpha-like has protein sequence MDVHRAGSVDFRDCNMDETDMKNRKVQHQEERVDSGVDSLKEDEYMKIVEEIETLLLGDRIAIPKGTCESWTQEVTEDGDTYLHLAIIHKADDYAIQIIKQCQNDPFLNRQNNQRQTALHLAVITDQPHMVDRLLKAGCDPRLVDQSGNTALHIACKRGSQACFSVLTQIQTQHLHSILSFPNYSGHMCLHIAAINNYLSMVESLVQLGADVNAKEQCSGRTSLHLAVDLQNLDLVHVLITLGADVNSLTYGGYTPYHLTFGRQNSEIQRQLYTRTAQELRAMPESESEDSDEDWMSDEECIYDDIQFCGR, from the exons ATGGATGTACACAGAGCTGGCTCGGTCGACTTTCGGGATTGTAATATGGATGAAACGGATATGAAAAACAGGAAGGTGCAACACCAGGAGGAACGCGTCGACAGCGGCGTGGATTCGCTGAAGGAGGACGAGTATATGAAAATTGTGGAGGAAATTGAGACTTTGCTTCTTGGAGACCGGATTGCGATTCCGAAGGGGACGTGCGAGTCTTGGACGCAAGAAGTCACCGAGGATGGAGACAC GTATCTTCACCTTGCCATCATTCACAAGGCGGACGACTATGCCATCCAGATTATCAAACAGTGTCAGAACGACCCGTTCCTGAACAGACAGAACAACCAGAGACAG ACTGCCCTGCATCTCGCCGTCATCACGGATCAGCCACACATGGTGGACAGACTGCTCAAGGCCGGCTGCGATCCACGGCTGGTGGACCAGAGCGGGAACACGGCCCTCCACATCGCCTGCAAAAGAGGCTCGCAGGCTTGCTTCTCGGTGCTGACTCAAATTCAGACCCAGCATCTACACTCCATTCTCAGCTTCCCGAACTACAGCG GACACATGTGTCTCCACATAGCGGCCATTAACAACTACCTCTCAATGGTGGAGAGTCTGGTCCAGCTTGGGGCGGATGTAAACGCAAAG GAGCAGTGTAGCGGCCGTACGTCACTCCACTTGGCCGTGGACCTGCAGAACCTGGATCTGGTGCACGTGCTCATCACTTTGGGAGCGGATGTCAATAGTCTAACCTACGGCGGGTACACGCCGTACCACCTGACCTTCGGCCGCCAGAACAGCGAGATCCAGAGGCAGCTTTACACCCGGACGGCTCAGGAGCTCAGAGCGATGCCGGAGAGCGAGTCAGAGGACAGCGATGAGGACTGGATGTCCGATGAAGAATGT ATCTATGACGATATCCAGTTCTGTGGGAGATAG
- the LOC122324374 gene encoding breast cancer metastasis-suppressor 1-like protein-A — protein MPVHPRDRKENNHEEMDVDYPEQEASSSDEEDSVSSTASEDGDTSDMDDEDCERRRMECLDEMTNLEKQFTDLKDQLYKERLSQVDLKLQEVIAGSAPEYLEPLATLQENMQIRTKVAGIYRELCLESVRNKYDCEMQAASQHWESEKLLLFDTVQSELEEKIRRLEEDRHSIDITSELWNDGLQSRKNKKKDPLSSGKKKKPVVVSGPYIVYMLQDLDILEDWTAIRKAMASMGPHRVKADAPLKPERHHHVARSEDGRLFYDNKWYSRGQAICINRKDEYPTSATITTINHDEVWYKRLDGSKSKLYISQLQKGKYTIKHS, from the exons ATGCCAGTTCACCCGCGCGATAGAAAAGAGAATAACCACGAGGAAATGGACGTGGATTATCCCGAACAAGAGGCCAGCAGCTCCGACGAGGAGGACTCTGTGAGCTCGACTGCGTCTGAGGATGGAGACACTTCAG ACATGGACGATGAAGACTGTGAAAGAAGACGAATGGAGTGTTTAGATGAGATGACAAACCTTGAGAAGCAGTTCACAGACCTGAAGGATCA GTTGTATAAAGAGAGACTGAGTCAGGTGGATCTTAAATTGCAAGAAGTGATCGCCGGCAGTGCTCCAGAATACCTGGAGCCCCTGGCCACCCTGCAGGAGAACATGCAGATCCGGACCAAAGTCGCAG GGATCTACCGTGAGCTTTGCCTGGAATCTGTTAGAAACAAATATGACTGCGAGATGCAAGCCGCCAGCCAGCACTGGGAG AGTGAGAAGCTCCTGCTTTTCGACACGGTCCAGAGCGAACTGGAAGAGAAGATCAGGCGGCTGGAGGAGGACAGACACAGCATCGATATAACTTCAG AACTGTGGAACGATGGTCTGCAGTCTAGGAAGAACAAAAAGAAGGATCCCCTCAGTTctggaaagaagaagaaacctGTCGTCGTGTCAG GACCATACATTGTTTACATGTTGCAAGACCTGGATATACTTGAAGACTGGACCGCCATAAGAAAG GCAATGGCTTCGATGGGCCCTCATAGAGTAAAAGCAGATG CTCCTCTCAAACCAGAACGACACCATCATGTTGCCCGATCAGAGGACGGACGCCTGTTTTATGACAACAAGTGGTACAGCCGAGGTCAGGCCATATGCATCAACAGGAAGGATGAATACCCCaccag cGCCACAATAACCACTATTAACCACGATGAGGTGTGGTACAAACGTCTGGATGGCAGCAAATCGAAGCTTTACATCTCTCAGCTCCAGAAAGGCAAATACACCATAAAACACTCATAA